A genomic window from Etheostoma spectabile isolate EspeVRDwgs_2016 chromosome 13, UIUC_Espe_1.0, whole genome shotgun sequence includes:
- the glra4b gene encoding glycine receptor subunit alpha-2 isoform X2 codes for MLLHILCVVWSSSVIFLQGRSVLCKEMKLPSRAAKPPSPSDFLDKLMGRTSGYDARIRPNFKGPPINVTCNIFINSFGSITETTMDYRLNVFLRQQWNDPRLAYKEYPDDSLDLDPSMLDSIWKPDLFFANEKGANFHEVTTDNKLLRIFQNGNVLYSIRLTLTLSCPMDLKNFPMDSQKCTMQLESFGYTMNDLIFEWLDVGAVQVADDLMLPQFVLKEEKGLGYCTKHYNTGKFTCIEVKFYLERQMGYYLIQMYIPSLLTVILSWVSFWINMDAAPARVGLGITTVLTMTTQSSGSRASLPKVSYVKAIDIWMAVCLLFVFAALLEYAAVNFVSRQHKEFFRLRKKLKEQHRQSTGSSDSKVKGKNTSGNNAPHGNVALQCTVCAREEELAQQGLLFQSFGLALSTGSAPEMDATPVFADLPPGLGYYDIRRRFVDQAKRIDTIARALFPMSFLMFNVLYWLTYKVLRHEDLLAAL; via the exons ATGCTATTGCACatcttgtgtgtggtgtggtcgTCATCTGTCATTTTTCTGCAAGGCAG GTCTGTTCTCTGTAAGGAGATGAAGCTCCCCAGCAGGGCAGCCAAGCCCCCCTCTCCATCAGACTTTCTGGACAAACTAATGGGACGCACATCTGGCTATGACGCTCGCATCAGACCCAACTTCAAAG GTCCCCCTATCAACGTCACCTGTAACATCTTCATCAACAGCTTCGGATCCATCACTGAAACAACTATG GACTACCGGCTCAATGTATTTCTGCGACAGCAGTGGAATGACCCTCGACTGGCATATAAGGAGTACCCTGATGACTCCCTGGACCTGGACCCCTCAATGCTGGACTCCATTTGGAAACCTGACCTGTTCTTTGCAAATGAAAAGGGAGCAAACTTTCACGAGGTTACAACAGATAACAAGCTGCTTCGGATATTCCAAAACGGAAATGTCCTCTACAGCATCag GCTGACACTTACCCTCTCCTGTCCCATGGATCTGAAAAACTTCCCCATGGACAGCCAGAAGTGTACGATGCAGCTCGAAAGCT TTGGCTACACCATGAATGATCTTATTTTTGAATGGCTGGATGTGGGAGCAGTGCAGGTGGCTGATGATCTGATGCTCCCTCAGTTTGTGCTGAAAGAGGAGAAAGGCCTGGGCTACTGCACCAAGCACTACAACACAG GTAAATTCACCTGCATTGAGGTCAAATTCTACCTGGAGCGTCAAATGGGCTACTACCTGATTCAAATGTACATACCGAGCCTGCTCACCGTTATCCTGTCCTGGGTGTCGTTCTGGATCAACATGGATGCAGCTCCAGCCAGAGTGGGTCTGGGGATCACTACGGTGCttaccatgacaacacagaGCTCTGGCTCCAGGGCCTCTCTACCAAAG GTGTCCTATGTGAAAGCCATAGACATCTGGATGGCGGTGTGtcttctttttgtgtttgctgCACTACTGGAGTATGCAGCCGTTAATTTTGTTTCACGCCAGCACAAGGAGTTCTTCAGACTGAGGAAGAAGCTCAAAGAGCAACATCGGCAGAGTACT GGAAGCAGTGACAGTAAGGTGAAAGGAAAAAACACGTCAGGCAACAATGCTCCTCATGGGAACGTAGCCCTGCAGTGCACTGTCTGTGCCAGG GAGGAGGAGCTGGCACAGCAGGGATTACTCTTTCAGAGTTTTGGACTTGCACTGTCAACAGGAAGTGCACCTGAAATGGATGCGACACCAGTCTTTGCCGATTTACCTCCTGGTTTAGGTTACTATGACATCCGTAGGCGCTTTGTCGATCAAGCAAAAAGGATTGACACCATCGCCCGAGCTCTTTTCCCCATGAGTTTCCTTATGTTTAATGTCCTCTACTGGCTTACCTACAAAGTTTTACGACATGAAGACCTTCTAGCTGCGCTGTGA
- the nufip2 gene encoding nuclear fragile X mental retardation-interacting protein 2 isoform X2, with amino-acid sequence MEEQPKDRAQERQHHHHGEDKHSSQHTTCLKHDQSHFQRQHQETQTKKTGNKKVNISEEEGEKNPHLSDTVGMSHHPNSNGNRHTSNTNVKQKSTQKLYTTVQKVSSKGLDHKNMDLKHDKEKALDLNYYEGALLDKKDSMLLQNGVVNCGLITNGYSSKDNDGSGSEGGYTTPKKRKARCNNGKNTDYVIRVKEKDTQQGNTTQEHGAFILDTTVKGVTSRLDGIRVAHKVDAQSAARRAVASEASMGESQRKNSDGKTVGTFGKKTEERHKAKLSSPSKEDSWTLFKPPPVFPVDNSSAKIVPKISYASKVKENLNKVAQGGGEALLPPVRLSQVPMSAMKTITSASFTNGPVSGNGNNCPSVGTFFAPAASSIQTAPSIPSGENVASPLESNCSSTTSPVDDAYELRKCTLLIYPLNMQPVLPSARHLDPPAAQTNQKALGDIFQNQWGLSFINEPNLGPEGGGGQVPTEDKSTVVTPQSECQAVAAKAAQPCFDVSPSFLEPGTLAQDHEKRTCAPCDVSNTCSPACLMSEEENKLQPCGQEQTKVEAKGAGSAVLAPSKDNGAKPAQGHVTTVLFGSSKQQAHSKDIGRRCSWTFDIKAAVTYHTKEMELIFNLQKQDPKRVVVYDETKDGPDQ; translated from the exons ATGGAGGAACAGCCCAAAGATCGGGCacaagaaaggcaacatcatcACCACGGAGAAGACAAACACTCTAGTCAACATACAACTTGTCTAAAACATGATCAGAGCCACTTCCAGCGCCAGCATCAGGAAACGCAGACGAAGAAAACAG gcaataaaaaagtaaacatcAGTGAGGAGGAGGGTGAGAAGAATCCACATCTATCTGATACTGTTGGTATGTCGCATCACCCCAACAGCAATGGTAACCGACACACGAGTAATACAAATGTGAAGCAGAAGTCCACACAAAAGCTGTACACGACTGTTCAAAAAGTGAGCAGCAAAGGCTTGGACCATAAAAATATGGACCTTAAACATGACAAGGAGAAGGCTCTGGATTTGAATTATTATGAGGGTGCGCTTTTGGATAAGAAAGACTCAATGTTGCTTCAAAATGGTGTTGTAAACTGTGGCTTAATTACAAATGGCTACTCTAGCAAGGACAATGATGGCAGTGGCTCCGAAGGTGGATATACTACGCCGAAGAAACGCAAGGCCAGATGCAACAACGGCAAGAACACTGATTATGTGATAAGAGTAAAGGAGAAAGACACGCAGCAAGGCAACACTACTCAAGAGCATGGTGCTTTTATTCTTGACACAACTGTGAAGGGAGTGACTTCTAGACTTGATGGCATTAGAGTTGCCCATAAAGTAGATGCTCAATCTGCAGCTAGACGGGCTGTTGCGTCAGAGGCTTCAATGGGTGAATCTCAGAGGAAAAACTCTGATGGCAAAACAGTTGGCACCTTTGGTAAAAAGACTGAGGAAAGGCACAAAGCCAAGCTTTCCTCACCTTCAAAAGAAGACTCATGGACTTTGTTCAAGCCCCCTCCTGTATTTCCTGTGGACAATAGCAGTGCAAAAATTGTTCCCAAGATCAGTTATgcaagtaaagtaaaagagaACCTCAACAAAGTAGCTCAAGGTGGAGGAGAGGCACTACTTCCTCCTGTTAGACTGTCACAGGTCCCTATGTCTGCTATGAAAACTATCACCTCAGCTAGCTTTACTAATGGCCCTGTTTCCGGAAACGGCAACAACTGCCCATCAGTGGGTACCTTCTTTGCTCCTGCTGCTAGTAGTATTCAAACAGCCCCATCTATCCCAAGTGGCGAGAATGTAGCATCTCCTTTGGAAAGTAACTGTAGCTCTACAACCAGTCCAGTAGATGACGCATATGAGCTTAGAAAGTGTACTCTTTTAATTTACCCTTTAAATATGCAACCTGTGCTCCCTAGTGCTCGTCACCTTGACCCCCCAGCTGCTCAGACAAATCAGAAAGCCTTGGGAGATATCTTCCAGAATCAGTGGGGGCTTTCTTTCATCAATGAGCCCAACTTGGGACCAGAAGGAGGGGGTGGCCAAGTGCCCACAGAGGACAAGTCTACTGTGGTCACACCTCAAAGCGAGTGTCAGGCTGTTGCAGCCAAGGCTGCCCAGCCCTGCTTTGATGTAAGCCCATCATTCTTAGAGCCTGGCACTTTGGCTCAAGACCATGAGAAAAGGACTTGTGCCCCTTGCGATGTGTCTAATACATGTTCTCCTGCTTGTTTGATGAGTGAGGAGGAGAACAAGCTGCAACCATGTGGCCAGGAACAGACAAAAGTGGAGGCTAAGGGTGCAGGGTCTGCTGTGTTGGCCCCCAGTAAAGACAACGGTGCTAAGCCTGCACAGGGCCACGTAACCACTGTGCTGTTTGGCTCATCTAAACAACAGGCCCACTCTAAAGACATTGGCAGAAGGTGTAGCTGGACCTTTGATATTAAAGCTGCTGTCACTTATCACACTAAAG AAATGGAATTAATTTTCAACTTGCAAAAACAAG ATCCAAAAAGAGTAGTGGTTTATGATGAGACCAAGGATGGACCTGATCAGTGA
- the nufip2 gene encoding nuclear fragile X mental retardation-interacting protein 2 isoform X1, which yields MEEQPKDRAQERQHHHHGEDKHSSQHTTCLKHDQSHFQRQHQETQTKKTGWAIRKSNKKVNISEEEGEKNPHLSDTVGMSHHPNSNGNRHTSNTNVKQKSTQKLYTTVQKVSSKGLDHKNMDLKHDKEKALDLNYYEGALLDKKDSMLLQNGVVNCGLITNGYSSKDNDGSGSEGGYTTPKKRKARCNNGKNTDYVIRVKEKDTQQGNTTQEHGAFILDTTVKGVTSRLDGIRVAHKVDAQSAARRAVASEASMGESQRKNSDGKTVGTFGKKTEERHKAKLSSPSKEDSWTLFKPPPVFPVDNSSAKIVPKISYASKVKENLNKVAQGGGEALLPPVRLSQVPMSAMKTITSASFTNGPVSGNGNNCPSVGTFFAPAASSIQTAPSIPSGENVASPLESNCSSTTSPVDDAYELRKCTLLIYPLNMQPVLPSARHLDPPAAQTNQKALGDIFQNQWGLSFINEPNLGPEGGGGQVPTEDKSTVVTPQSECQAVAAKAAQPCFDVSPSFLEPGTLAQDHEKRTCAPCDVSNTCSPACLMSEEENKLQPCGQEQTKVEAKGAGSAVLAPSKDNGAKPAQGHVTTVLFGSSKQQAHSKDIGRRCSWTFDIKAAVTYHTKEMELIFNLQKQDPKRVVVYDETKDGPDQ from the exons ATGGAGGAACAGCCCAAAGATCGGGCacaagaaaggcaacatcatcACCACGGAGAAGACAAACACTCTAGTCAACATACAACTTGTCTAAAACATGATCAGAGCCACTTCCAGCGCCAGCATCAGGAAACGCAGACGAAGAAAACAGGTTGGGCCATCCGGAAAA gcaataaaaaagtaaacatcAGTGAGGAGGAGGGTGAGAAGAATCCACATCTATCTGATACTGTTGGTATGTCGCATCACCCCAACAGCAATGGTAACCGACACACGAGTAATACAAATGTGAAGCAGAAGTCCACACAAAAGCTGTACACGACTGTTCAAAAAGTGAGCAGCAAAGGCTTGGACCATAAAAATATGGACCTTAAACATGACAAGGAGAAGGCTCTGGATTTGAATTATTATGAGGGTGCGCTTTTGGATAAGAAAGACTCAATGTTGCTTCAAAATGGTGTTGTAAACTGTGGCTTAATTACAAATGGCTACTCTAGCAAGGACAATGATGGCAGTGGCTCCGAAGGTGGATATACTACGCCGAAGAAACGCAAGGCCAGATGCAACAACGGCAAGAACACTGATTATGTGATAAGAGTAAAGGAGAAAGACACGCAGCAAGGCAACACTACTCAAGAGCATGGTGCTTTTATTCTTGACACAACTGTGAAGGGAGTGACTTCTAGACTTGATGGCATTAGAGTTGCCCATAAAGTAGATGCTCAATCTGCAGCTAGACGGGCTGTTGCGTCAGAGGCTTCAATGGGTGAATCTCAGAGGAAAAACTCTGATGGCAAAACAGTTGGCACCTTTGGTAAAAAGACTGAGGAAAGGCACAAAGCCAAGCTTTCCTCACCTTCAAAAGAAGACTCATGGACTTTGTTCAAGCCCCCTCCTGTATTTCCTGTGGACAATAGCAGTGCAAAAATTGTTCCCAAGATCAGTTATgcaagtaaagtaaaagagaACCTCAACAAAGTAGCTCAAGGTGGAGGAGAGGCACTACTTCCTCCTGTTAGACTGTCACAGGTCCCTATGTCTGCTATGAAAACTATCACCTCAGCTAGCTTTACTAATGGCCCTGTTTCCGGAAACGGCAACAACTGCCCATCAGTGGGTACCTTCTTTGCTCCTGCTGCTAGTAGTATTCAAACAGCCCCATCTATCCCAAGTGGCGAGAATGTAGCATCTCCTTTGGAAAGTAACTGTAGCTCTACAACCAGTCCAGTAGATGACGCATATGAGCTTAGAAAGTGTACTCTTTTAATTTACCCTTTAAATATGCAACCTGTGCTCCCTAGTGCTCGTCACCTTGACCCCCCAGCTGCTCAGACAAATCAGAAAGCCTTGGGAGATATCTTCCAGAATCAGTGGGGGCTTTCTTTCATCAATGAGCCCAACTTGGGACCAGAAGGAGGGGGTGGCCAAGTGCCCACAGAGGACAAGTCTACTGTGGTCACACCTCAAAGCGAGTGTCAGGCTGTTGCAGCCAAGGCTGCCCAGCCCTGCTTTGATGTAAGCCCATCATTCTTAGAGCCTGGCACTTTGGCTCAAGACCATGAGAAAAGGACTTGTGCCCCTTGCGATGTGTCTAATACATGTTCTCCTGCTTGTTTGATGAGTGAGGAGGAGAACAAGCTGCAACCATGTGGCCAGGAACAGACAAAAGTGGAGGCTAAGGGTGCAGGGTCTGCTGTGTTGGCCCCCAGTAAAGACAACGGTGCTAAGCCTGCACAGGGCCACGTAACCACTGTGCTGTTTGGCTCATCTAAACAACAGGCCCACTCTAAAGACATTGGCAGAAGGTGTAGCTGGACCTTTGATATTAAAGCTGCTGTCACTTATCACACTAAAG AAATGGAATTAATTTTCAACTTGCAAAAACAAG ATCCAAAAAGAGTAGTGGTTTATGATGAGACCAAGGATGGACCTGATCAGTGA
- the nufip2 gene encoding nuclear fragile X mental retardation-interacting protein 2 isoform X3, which produces MSHHPNSNGNRHTSNTNVKQKSTQKLYTTVQKVSSKGLDHKNMDLKHDKEKALDLNYYEGALLDKKDSMLLQNGVVNCGLITNGYSSKDNDGSGSEGGYTTPKKRKARCNNGKNTDYVIRVKEKDTQQGNTTQEHGAFILDTTVKGVTSRLDGIRVAHKVDAQSAARRAVASEASMGESQRKNSDGKTVGTFGKKTEERHKAKLSSPSKEDSWTLFKPPPVFPVDNSSAKIVPKISYASKVKENLNKVAQGGGEALLPPVRLSQVPMSAMKTITSASFTNGPVSGNGNNCPSVGTFFAPAASSIQTAPSIPSGENVASPLESNCSSTTSPVDDAYELRKCTLLIYPLNMQPVLPSARHLDPPAAQTNQKALGDIFQNQWGLSFINEPNLGPEGGGGQVPTEDKSTVVTPQSECQAVAAKAAQPCFDVSPSFLEPGTLAQDHEKRTCAPCDVSNTCSPACLMSEEENKLQPCGQEQTKVEAKGAGSAVLAPSKDNGAKPAQGHVTTVLFGSSKQQAHSKDIGRRCSWTFDIKAAVTYHTKEMELIFNLQKQDPKRVVVYDETKDGPDQ; this is translated from the exons ATGTCGCATCACCCCAACAGCAATGGTAACCGACACACGAGTAATACAAATGTGAAGCAGAAGTCCACACAAAAGCTGTACACGACTGTTCAAAAAGTGAGCAGCAAAGGCTTGGACCATAAAAATATGGACCTTAAACATGACAAGGAGAAGGCTCTGGATTTGAATTATTATGAGGGTGCGCTTTTGGATAAGAAAGACTCAATGTTGCTTCAAAATGGTGTTGTAAACTGTGGCTTAATTACAAATGGCTACTCTAGCAAGGACAATGATGGCAGTGGCTCCGAAGGTGGATATACTACGCCGAAGAAACGCAAGGCCAGATGCAACAACGGCAAGAACACTGATTATGTGATAAGAGTAAAGGAGAAAGACACGCAGCAAGGCAACACTACTCAAGAGCATGGTGCTTTTATTCTTGACACAACTGTGAAGGGAGTGACTTCTAGACTTGATGGCATTAGAGTTGCCCATAAAGTAGATGCTCAATCTGCAGCTAGACGGGCTGTTGCGTCAGAGGCTTCAATGGGTGAATCTCAGAGGAAAAACTCTGATGGCAAAACAGTTGGCACCTTTGGTAAAAAGACTGAGGAAAGGCACAAAGCCAAGCTTTCCTCACCTTCAAAAGAAGACTCATGGACTTTGTTCAAGCCCCCTCCTGTATTTCCTGTGGACAATAGCAGTGCAAAAATTGTTCCCAAGATCAGTTATgcaagtaaagtaaaagagaACCTCAACAAAGTAGCTCAAGGTGGAGGAGAGGCACTACTTCCTCCTGTTAGACTGTCACAGGTCCCTATGTCTGCTATGAAAACTATCACCTCAGCTAGCTTTACTAATGGCCCTGTTTCCGGAAACGGCAACAACTGCCCATCAGTGGGTACCTTCTTTGCTCCTGCTGCTAGTAGTATTCAAACAGCCCCATCTATCCCAAGTGGCGAGAATGTAGCATCTCCTTTGGAAAGTAACTGTAGCTCTACAACCAGTCCAGTAGATGACGCATATGAGCTTAGAAAGTGTACTCTTTTAATTTACCCTTTAAATATGCAACCTGTGCTCCCTAGTGCTCGTCACCTTGACCCCCCAGCTGCTCAGACAAATCAGAAAGCCTTGGGAGATATCTTCCAGAATCAGTGGGGGCTTTCTTTCATCAATGAGCCCAACTTGGGACCAGAAGGAGGGGGTGGCCAAGTGCCCACAGAGGACAAGTCTACTGTGGTCACACCTCAAAGCGAGTGTCAGGCTGTTGCAGCCAAGGCTGCCCAGCCCTGCTTTGATGTAAGCCCATCATTCTTAGAGCCTGGCACTTTGGCTCAAGACCATGAGAAAAGGACTTGTGCCCCTTGCGATGTGTCTAATACATGTTCTCCTGCTTGTTTGATGAGTGAGGAGGAGAACAAGCTGCAACCATGTGGCCAGGAACAGACAAAAGTGGAGGCTAAGGGTGCAGGGTCTGCTGTGTTGGCCCCCAGTAAAGACAACGGTGCTAAGCCTGCACAGGGCCACGTAACCACTGTGCTGTTTGGCTCATCTAAACAACAGGCCCACTCTAAAGACATTGGCAGAAGGTGTAGCTGGACCTTTGATATTAAAGCTGCTGTCACTTATCACACTAAAG AAATGGAATTAATTTTCAACTTGCAAAAACAAG ATCCAAAAAGAGTAGTGGTTTATGATGAGACCAAGGATGGACCTGATCAGTGA
- the glra4b gene encoding glycine receptor subunit alpha-2 isoform X1, with the protein MLLHILCVVWSSSVIFLQGRSVLCKEMKLPSRAAKPPSPSDFLDKLMGRTSGYDARIRPNFKGPPINVTCNIFINSFGSITETTMDYRLNVFLRQQWNDPRLAYKEYPDDSLDLDPSMLDSIWKPDLFFANEKGANFHEVTTDNKLLRIFQNGNVLYSIRLTLTLSCPMDLKNFPMDSQKCTMQLESFGYTMNDLIFEWLDVGAVQVADDLMLPQFVLKEEKGLGYCTKHYNTGKFTCIEVKFYLERQMGYYLIQMYIPSLLTVILSWVSFWINMDAAPARVGLGITTVLTMTTQSSGSRASLPKVSYVKAIDIWMAVCLLFVFAALLEYAAVNFVSRQHKEFFRLRKKLKEQHRQSTQGSSDSKVKGKNTSGNNAPHGNVALQCTVCAREEELAQQGLLFQSFGLALSTGSAPEMDATPVFADLPPGLGYYDIRRRFVDQAKRIDTIARALFPMSFLMFNVLYWLTYKVLRHEDLLAAL; encoded by the exons ATGCTATTGCACatcttgtgtgtggtgtggtcgTCATCTGTCATTTTTCTGCAAGGCAG GTCTGTTCTCTGTAAGGAGATGAAGCTCCCCAGCAGGGCAGCCAAGCCCCCCTCTCCATCAGACTTTCTGGACAAACTAATGGGACGCACATCTGGCTATGACGCTCGCATCAGACCCAACTTCAAAG GTCCCCCTATCAACGTCACCTGTAACATCTTCATCAACAGCTTCGGATCCATCACTGAAACAACTATG GACTACCGGCTCAATGTATTTCTGCGACAGCAGTGGAATGACCCTCGACTGGCATATAAGGAGTACCCTGATGACTCCCTGGACCTGGACCCCTCAATGCTGGACTCCATTTGGAAACCTGACCTGTTCTTTGCAAATGAAAAGGGAGCAAACTTTCACGAGGTTACAACAGATAACAAGCTGCTTCGGATATTCCAAAACGGAAATGTCCTCTACAGCATCag GCTGACACTTACCCTCTCCTGTCCCATGGATCTGAAAAACTTCCCCATGGACAGCCAGAAGTGTACGATGCAGCTCGAAAGCT TTGGCTACACCATGAATGATCTTATTTTTGAATGGCTGGATGTGGGAGCAGTGCAGGTGGCTGATGATCTGATGCTCCCTCAGTTTGTGCTGAAAGAGGAGAAAGGCCTGGGCTACTGCACCAAGCACTACAACACAG GTAAATTCACCTGCATTGAGGTCAAATTCTACCTGGAGCGTCAAATGGGCTACTACCTGATTCAAATGTACATACCGAGCCTGCTCACCGTTATCCTGTCCTGGGTGTCGTTCTGGATCAACATGGATGCAGCTCCAGCCAGAGTGGGTCTGGGGATCACTACGGTGCttaccatgacaacacagaGCTCTGGCTCCAGGGCCTCTCTACCAAAG GTGTCCTATGTGAAAGCCATAGACATCTGGATGGCGGTGTGtcttctttttgtgtttgctgCACTACTGGAGTATGCAGCCGTTAATTTTGTTTCACGCCAGCACAAGGAGTTCTTCAGACTGAGGAAGAAGCTCAAAGAGCAACATCGGCAGAGTACT CAGGGAAGCAGTGACAGTAAGGTGAAAGGAAAAAACACGTCAGGCAACAATGCTCCTCATGGGAACGTAGCCCTGCAGTGCACTGTCTGTGCCAGG GAGGAGGAGCTGGCACAGCAGGGATTACTCTTTCAGAGTTTTGGACTTGCACTGTCAACAGGAAGTGCACCTGAAATGGATGCGACACCAGTCTTTGCCGATTTACCTCCTGGTTTAGGTTACTATGACATCCGTAGGCGCTTTGTCGATCAAGCAAAAAGGATTGACACCATCGCCCGAGCTCTTTTCCCCATGAGTTTCCTTATGTTTAATGTCCTCTACTGGCTTACCTACAAAGTTTTACGACATGAAGACCTTCTAGCTGCGCTGTGA